In Microcella indica, the genomic window GGCCCTCTACGAGAAGCAGCGCGAGCGCTACGGCGTGGGGGCCTCGCATCTGCGCGCCCGCGTCTCGAGCGCGAGCGGGGTCGAGCTGACCGGCAGCGATCTGGAGACCGTGCGCTCCGCGGCTCCCGACGCCGTCGTCATGTGCCCTGACTCGAACGCGATCCTCGTGCGCACCGGGGAGTCGGGCCTGTGACGCGAGAGCTGCTCGTCGAGGCCGACGGCGGCTCGCGCGGCAACCCCGGCCCCGCCGCGGGTGGCGCCGTCGTGATCGATCCGGCAAGCGGCGAGGTGCTCGCCGAGGTCGGCGTCTGGGTGGGCACGGCGACCAACAACGTGGCCGAGTACTCGGGAATGCTCGCCGGGGTGCGCCGCGCTCTCGCGATCGCTCCGGATGCTGAGCTCACGATCCGCATGGACTCCAAGCTCGTCGTCGAGCAGATGATGGGCCGCTGGAAGATCAAGCACCCCGCCATGGCCGAGCTCGCCGCCGAAGCGCGGCGGGTGCTCTCCGGCACACCCGTGCGCTTCGAGTGGGTGCCGCGCCTGCAGAACTCGCGCGCCGACAAGTGCGCGAACGACGCGATGGACGCTCGGGCCTCGTTCGAGCGCTGAGCGGTGCACGACCGAGAGGATACCCGCGGCGAGCATCCCGCACGCGGTAGCCTGGGAGCGCAAGTGGGCCGGCCAGACGGTCGCGTCGGAGGCACGCCCCGCGAGGGGAACGACTCCGCCGAGGAACGTCCGGGCTCCGCAGAGCAGGGCGGTGGGTAACACCCACCCGGAGAAATCCGCGAGAACAGTGCAACAGAGAGCAGACCGCCGTCGGCTTCGGCCGACGGTAAGGGTGAAACGGTGGTGTAAGAGACCACCAGGGGCCCGAGTGATCGGGCGCGCTGGGCAAACCTCGCCCGGAGCAAGGTCAGACAGGCACCGATGAAGCTGCTCGCTGAGGTGTCGGGTAGACCGCTAGAGGGCTGCGGCAACGTAGTCCCGAGAGAGATGGCCGTCGAAGGGGAGAGATCCCTGGAACAGAACCCGGCGTATCGGCCGACCCACTTGCCCTATGCACACCCCACATGCCCTAATCGGCATGCACAACACGCCGATCGCGGCATGAAACGCCAAGGTTCGGCGCCTAGGGTGAACAGCATCCACCGGGCAACCGCCCGTTCTTCTGTCGGCTGGGAAGTCGCGTTTCGACTCCAAAGGCCGTCATGACCAGTTCTTCCTCGTCCGCGCCCGGCACCATCCGTCGCACGTCTCCGCGGGATCCGGGGTCCGTGGGGCCCACGAGCACCTACAGCGCCCTCATGCGCACCGTCCGCGACAGCGGTCTGCTGCGTCGGCGTCGTGGCTTCTACTACGCGGTGTTCGCGGGTCTCGCCCTCGCGCTCGGCGGCCTCACCACGGGCTTCGTGCTGCTCGGCGACAGCTGGTACCAGCTCCTCATCGCGGCAGGCCTCGGTCTCGTCCTCACGCAGATCGCCTTCGT contains:
- a CDS encoding reverse transcriptase-like protein — its product is MTRELLVEADGGSRGNPGPAAGGAVVIDPASGEVLAEVGVWVGTATNNVAEYSGMLAGVRRALAIAPDAELTIRMDSKLVVEQMMGRWKIKHPAMAELAAEARRVLSGTPVRFEWVPRLQNSRADKCANDAMDARASFER